Part of the Scomber japonicus isolate fScoJap1 chromosome 6, fScoJap1.pri, whole genome shotgun sequence genome, AATGCTAATGCTGCATTTTACAAGAATACATTTGATAGTTTCTTATTTTCTGTTCATCACTagcttcctctttctcttcctcaatTTGATGTACTATTGCTCCATTTCTCAAATATGCCAATTTCTTCATCACaattttcatgtgtttgtaaTGGAAAGAAGACTTTTGGGCTCTACAACTTTGGGattactgtatgtacagtacatgattTGACAGAAGAGTTTGGAAACGTACCTTACCACGTTTTACCCTAATTAAAGATGTTGATGCCTTCATCAGCATACACACTTTTGTAGCTTTTTGGTAAGTGCTACTCCTATCCTACGCAAGCCTAACCGCCCATCTAACCGAGAGACTGTCTGACTCAGAGAGCCAGTGACTGGCTGATTGTTCTACATGCGCACTCTGAAAGATCCCATTTAGTCAGAATCGCGGCAGAGAAAGGTATACCTGATGGTTGCAGACTAAACAAAACTTGTGAAAGACGATAAGCAGTCAGATCATGTGATAAATAAAACAGGACGTGGGTCTCttgctttctgttttctgttgttctgtGTCATCCTGACATTGGAATGCTTTGATCTGCTGTTATCAGAatggtaaaatgtaaaaattgaaaatacTTGAACATAAAAGATTAATGAAATTTCTTCAGTGGAAAGTGTAATTAAGACCACTTATTGGCCTGATATTGAATCCACAATTGTAGGTCACATCTGtatactgatatatatataatacaggTCTGTCCTTAATAGTCACAGTTATCTTTTCACACTTATCATTGCACATGTAATCTGCAGCCATGTGTCAAATGTGTGCTTCATATAAGCCAGCTGTAATGAACTCTAGAGAGAGAGGAGTATTCCCCTGCCCCAGTATAAACACAGACAGGAGTGAAAACTCTTTTGAGTGTTTGACTCGTAGCAGGCTCCTCCTCTGTGTATTTTTATAAAGCCATAAAGAACACCATGTAGAGAAAGCACACAAGTCAGCCATTATTCCTGGACCGCTCTCCAATTGGCCACGTTCCCGCTGAAAACTCCAGCTTTGTTCACATCTTAACCCTCCCTTTCCCCTTatccctctccatctcctcaGTCTATCGCTCTGCTGGTATGCGGTGTCATTACTATGGTATTCTATGGTCCTTGTAGTAGCCACAGCTCAACagagtgttttctctctttggGAAAGAACACACACAGCCGTCAGCATGTCAGCACGGTTACcacagaaaattagaaaagcCCTTTATCACAGCAACTGGCTCTTCCTCTACGCAGAGAGACTTAAAGCACCCCAGTTTTTGAGCTTAAGTAACCCAACGATGTATACTGAACATGAAATTAATTAGCTGACAGTGGAATAGTATTTTTCCACTTTCACTTCATGTTGATTAGCTCTCTCTAAGCCTTTTATAAAGCAATGCTTTTAATATTGAATACTGCCTGAGgtgattttgaaatgaaaaattgtGTCCAACTTTGCTTATTTACCCCCATTTTACCTCAGCTCACTGGGTATACACTCTACCAGAAAGGGATAAAGACCATTAAGTAGTGAGCTGGACCATCCATTACCCTGATAACAATTGTATTACATCATGACAGTGACTCAGCAAGGGGCCTGTAGTGCCCTGACGTTAAAGCAGAACACGAAGACATTAGTTCTCTGCAGAACTGTTCAGTGTTGGTGGGCGGATGCTCCTTTTCCAGCTCGCTAGTGTTTCACCTGGATGTTCTTGACACTTTCCTGGAGGAATCTTTCATTATAACAGGGACTACTTCATCCAAGgagcagttgtttttttaacaaatatagGATCTTTGACATTTTAAGCTGTTTTTGAATCCCTTTCCTGTTTTTCCATTTGCATCTGTGATTCTGTGCTTGTGGTGTATCAGTGGCCAGttgcatatttatgtttgttacAGGTTGTCCAAGTGGAAAAAGAAACCTTCTAAATGTGATTCTAatagtatctgtgtgtgtgtctcatttcCTGCAGGTTACCTACCTGGGCAAGGTGACCATCTTTGGGACCCAGTTCCTGTCTGGCTGCACAGAGTCGGCGGTGGTTGGTCTGGTAGAGCGCCAGCAGGGCACCTGCCCCACGCACAACTCTTTACTGGAGATTCGGCCCTTCCAAGTgcgtcttcatcacctggatgAGCATGGCGAGGCCTCAGTAACCATGGACACCTACCAAGTAGCACGGATCGCCTATTGCACAGCCGACCACAGCGTCAGACCCAACGTGTTTGCCTGGATCTACCGGGAGATCAACGATGACCTGTCCTTCCAGATGGACTGCCACGCCGTGGAGTGTGAGAGCAAGCTCGAGGCCAAGAAACTGGCGCACTCAATGATGGAGGCTTTCCGCAAGACTTTCCACAGCATGCGCAGCGACGGCCGCATCCACAAGAGTGGCTCGTCAGACGACTTCGCCGAGGACTCATCCACCCCTGAAGATTCAACTCCAGACGACGGTTGAACTGACACTCATATAAATCCCTGAACCCCATCCTAACAAAGCGAAGGGTGActggaaggatggacagataaCCTGCTCTCTCATTCTCCCCTACTATCCCTTTTTTCTGTTATCGATTTGGATCAAAATTAACTGACCCGGTTAACCAACACGCCCAGGATGATCAAGTAGCTTTTAAATAAAGGGAAAGtagatgaaaaatgaataacaaaAGACATACATTAAATACAGGGATAGAAAAGTGCTACCACTTTCAATGAATGGCCCTCAAAGACCCACAGGGGCCTTTCACGCACCTCTGTAAACGCCCTCAAGAGATTGACTAGACATATCCTTTTCCATTTCCCACCACTGTTACTCCTCCACCCAGCGGAGACTGTTTGTGGTTCTTAAGCTTTTCACATCAAGGGAACAACAAAATGCAGTCCCTGTTCTTCAGACCCCAACTCATGAAAAACCTATTGCTACTCTTGCCATGTAGGGACCCAGCAGAAATAGGCCTGTGACTTATTTTGGGTCCCTACCCAGAGTTTATGAGACTGTTGGAGCACATAAattctttaaatgtttaattatgtgGATCTCTGTTACAATGCCTTTGACCTTGGTAATAGCAAATGAGGATGTGAAAGAAAAGCACTACTCATATCATCACGATGGTACCTTAGTCCAAGTTGAACCCCAAAATGATTTGCTAGTATGGCTTTTACTCATGTGGACAGTAGAGCCAGAGCTTCTacctctgtctctgtttaaaAGGTACTTAAAGTTTCAGAGTATGGCGCCTAGGAGTGTATAGGTGCTAAGTAGATTTTAGAAGTTCTCACTGAGGCTGAAAGCCTATAACACCTTAATCATCCATATCTGACTTCTGTTTTGAGTATACCAAAATTCAGGCTGTATTTTGCCTATCAGATTACGTGCCTCACTTTCCTCTCACATTAGTTTGGTCTCTTACCCAGGTCccaatgtgtatgtgtggccatgtgtgtgtgcaaacctttttttgttgttgtttttctgtgtgtgtatgtaggtgtATTTGCTTCTGTACTTTTTGTGTATATGAATGTACACATGAGTGCTTGCATCTctatgtgtgaaagagaaaaggtgaggaggaagaggaggtatcGTATGACTAGCTGGAAGTGAAGACTCCTCGCCCCAGAAGCATCCATTTTTGATGCTTGTGGAGggattttaaaaacagacacagtcCTATGACCATTTGCCACGTTTTCTTACTTATAATCtcgaatgaaatgaaaaaggcTGAAGTACGAGAGTCTGAATGTGCCAGTCAGTCAGCGCGAGGTTGTAGTTGGACCCTAAATCACAGCCGTCCAAGATAATGACTGATGCCTCCTAGCCTCTGCTGAATGTATGATGAGTCCAATGTCTTGCGAGCACTTCACACACCATCTCCAGTcacttctgtttcctgtttcccgTACTCTCCTCGTGCTATCACTAGACAGCTGTAAGGGAGCTTCTTCTTGCTTCCCCGCATCGCCTCTCTGAGCGACTGAGGGTCTGAAAATGCATCAGAGCTCCACGCCACTTTCTCCTTTTCTAACTGGACTGTGTTGAACAGCTATCGGTGGAAATCGATCATTGACTCAaatacacgcacacacctgCATACGATtatacatatgtacacacacacacattgtatttGAATCCCGCTCAATAAGCTTATGTAAATACAAATGTATCACTTTCCAAATATTACAGCATAAATGTTGATAgctattttaaataattaaaaaaatatgttgattGAGAACCATCATACGATACAGAAACAGTGTTATAAAGCCTACTGTGAATAATAAGTGGAGAGCCTGATagtggtgggtgtgtgtgtgtttgtgtgtgtgtgtgtgtggaagggaTCGTATGTTGCGGGAAGTGTGgtgaggtatgtgtgtgtgtatgtgtgtgtctgtgtatggaCAGGCCAGAGGGGGAGAATGTTTATAAAGCTGTAGATTACTATGTCATGTCTGTCTGAAAGCTCAGGCGCgctttaaatgtttgaaaaaatGTTACCTTAAGTGTTTTCTATACAGTGTTTGCAAAGATCAAGAAACAATTGCATATAAAGTATTTACCAAGACCAGTCGTGTGATAGTgtggtctgttttttttttctcaaaatccACACATAAATCTCTGTCTCCTTCACCACTGCATGTCACCAGATCTTGGCTAAAAGATTTTTTTGTACTCTTTAAACTATGCTTGATTTTTGACTTGACTGGATTCCCTGCTGTGGTTGTGTGTAGGTGGATAAATACAAAGCATGTTCAGTTTCGGAACAAACAGAATTGGTAACCAGATGATGCTCTCACAGGCTGCCATAACCAGCGAATACACACATGTTGCTGCATACTGGAGTGTGATTTCCCTCACAGTATTCAAGGTAGTTTTATAAAATGCTCAATGTGTTTTAAGAAATTTTTGAATGTATAACACACAAGCTATTCATTCTATTTTTCATGAGATTATAGATGAAGAGTAGGTGGGGTTGAAGGATTTGAAATCATTTCCAGGCTGAATTGTGACCAGATGATTTGAGCATTTATTGTACTTAATAAGTGCTTCACCACATGCAGCCGATAAACCCAGAACAACTCATAACTTTATGGTATTTTCAGGCATGTTCCAGGTTTGAAGTGTGACACCGCCACAGCTCTGTCCATCCTCTGAAGAAGGTTTTACACTCTCATTCCTGACATTCCATCTTCCAGCCTTTCACCTGCCAGAATGTGGCAGCCTCTTCTCTTCAAAGTCCCCCACATCAATAACAAGATAACTAGCTGCTCACTGCTTGTATGGCCTGCgatcattttacagttttaagaGCTGCAGAGAATTGGAGGCAAAATGGATGCTGTGAAGAATGTTAATGTGCGATGAATGAGAACACTGCCTCCCTCTGGCAACTACAGCATTAGCCTCTGCtttgaacatttatttcaaAGAGACCTTATCATAATGTCAATaaagctgaaatgaaataaaaaaatgcctttttaaccctttaagaTCACATCCCCAGACACTTTGTGCACTTATTTAACAATATCTGCAAAATTGTCAACTTGTCTAATTTCAACCAATGACATCCAGCCATCAATTAATTGTCAGCTTTTAgcagcacagagcagagattCATTATGACATGCCcactttttaacatttgagtCAAATTCCTCTCAATGTGTCCCTTCTTTCTATCTTGTTTCACTCTGAAATATATCACAATTCAGAAGTTAGACACTCTTGAAATGCTGTTTCATTTGGATTTCAACTATCATGATATCATCATGATAATCATCATGTCGTATGTGTCAGGAGGGAAATAGGTTGTTACACTATTATGTCCAGGGAACAAATGGTAACAGAGGTGACATTTATGCACCTTGATAAGATTGCGAGTCCAAATGAACatgaatgtgtaaaaagcagatTTCATTGTTATCTTTATTTACCAGCTTGAGCAATAgtttatattaaaacataagGGAACATTGTTCTGTTGTTGAACAGATTTGGACTATTGCACAGTCAACCACAATCATAATTTGACCACAATACTGATAATCATCTCTGCTCTAGAGGTTTTATAACACTACGTCAACAAAGCCTTCTGACCCTGTCTCTTCCAGCTCACTGTACACAAGCTCCCCTGTTTAGATGCCTCTTTGTCTTGGAGCTCTGCTGTGCATACACCCTCTGATTGCTCTCCACTGTGCTCttgtgtctgtctgacccaCTTCAAGCAGCGCATCAGCACAGAGGGGCCCCAGAAAGAGGCCACCCCGTCAGCCTGCGTCTCTGCTCCACTGAGgcgtcagtcagtcactcagctCACAATACCACTCTGTTACTGCTCCAGCTggctgctcttcctcctcgaAGTCCCGGGACTGCCTGTTTATCTGCCCGCCAAGGACCCACACGCTTGAGGTCCGGCTGGGGAGAGGAGCAGCGCCAATACTGGCTTCTGATCAGTCTCCCCTTACTTGCTCAATATCTGTGCCTTTG contains:
- the pid1 gene encoding PTB-containing, cubilin and LRP1-interacting protein, which produces MWQPASERLQHFQSMLKTKLNVLTLRKEPLPTVIFHEPEAIELCSTTPLTKNRTHAGYKVTYLGKVTIFGTQFLSGCTESAVVGLVERQQGTCPTHNSLLEIRPFQVRLHHLDEHGEASVTMDTYQVARIAYCTADHSVRPNVFAWIYREINDDLSFQMDCHAVECESKLEAKKLAHSMMEAFRKTFHSMRSDGRIHKSGSSDDFAEDSSTPEDSTPDDG